In the Streptomyces formicae genome, one interval contains:
- a CDS encoding pirin family protein produces the protein MSQPAMSEADILSARDVPLGGPRSMTVRRTLPQRARTLIGAWCFVDHYGPDDVAETGGMDVAPHPHTGLQTVSWLFSGEIEHRDSLGSHAMVRPGELNLMTGGHGISHTEVSTPRTTVLHGVQLWVALPDEHRHAARDFQHHAPAPVHLDGVRARVFLGTLAGETSPVRTFTPLLGAELVLDPRATITLSVDAAFEHGLLVDQGRVRMAGTLLDQAELGYLDTGRTTLTLTNETDTAARVILLGGTPFEEEIVMWWNFIGRSHEDIVEARQAWEAASDRFGEVEGYPGARLPAPALPNATIAPRKNPART, from the coding sequence ATGAGCCAGCCCGCGATGAGCGAGGCCGACATCCTGTCCGCGCGTGATGTCCCGCTCGGCGGCCCGCGGTCGATGACGGTGCGCCGCACCCTGCCGCAGCGGGCCCGCACCCTGATCGGCGCCTGGTGCTTCGTCGACCACTACGGCCCCGACGACGTCGCCGAGACCGGCGGCATGGATGTGGCGCCGCATCCGCACACCGGACTGCAGACCGTGAGCTGGCTGTTCAGCGGGGAGATCGAGCACCGGGACAGCCTCGGCAGCCACGCCATGGTCCGGCCCGGCGAGCTCAACCTCATGACGGGCGGGCACGGCATCAGCCACACGGAGGTGTCCACCCCGCGCACCACCGTGCTCCACGGCGTGCAATTGTGGGTGGCGCTCCCCGACGAACACCGGCACGCCGCCCGCGACTTCCAGCACCACGCCCCCGCCCCGGTCCACCTGGACGGCGTCCGCGCCAGGGTCTTCCTCGGCACCCTGGCGGGGGAGACCTCACCGGTGCGGACCTTCACACCGCTGCTCGGCGCCGAACTCGTCCTCGACCCCCGCGCGACGATCACGCTCTCCGTGGACGCCGCGTTCGAGCACGGACTGCTCGTCGACCAGGGGCGGGTCCGCATGGCCGGCACCCTCCTCGACCAAGCCGAGCTGGGCTACCTCGACACCGGCCGCACCACCCTGACGCTGACGAACGAGACGGACACCGCGGCGCGCGTGATCCTGCTCGGCGGCACGCCCTTCGAGGAGGAGATCGTCATGTGGTGGAATTTCATCGGCCGCAGCCACGAGGACATCGTCGAGGCCCGACAGGCGTGGGAAGCGGCCTCCGACCGCTTCGGCGAGGTCGAGGGCTACCCCGGCGCCCGCCTCCCCGCGCCCGCCCTCCCCAACGCCACCATCGCACCGCGCAAGAACCCGGCGCGCACCTGA